A region from the Acanthochromis polyacanthus isolate Apoly-LR-REF ecotype Palm Island chromosome 23, KAUST_Apoly_ChrSc, whole genome shotgun sequence genome encodes:
- the LOC110972306 gene encoding butyrophilin subfamily 3 member A2-like isoform X5, with product MVHMMEGSSLKSPLRSFNVLVFLLLTHFDEGQSQAMAPSQLVVSMVGGDAVLPCHLEAGLDAAQVTVEWGRPDLEPRFVYIWHNGKEITTNQNTAYKGRVSMSIDELKQGNGSLKLTQLKMSDNGRYRCYIPKQNKEYFVELLVGSVSSPGPCRTSTITLAGFDRTHGSVELQCESAGWYPQPEVLWLDGDGNLLSAGPTETVRGPDDLYTVSRKVTVEKKHSNKFTCRVQQKNINQSRETWIHVPDDFFKVSSSCAASVAFSVIFGLMLVLTVAFFIWKWKQNKIQMKHPNEEGQQLMTEINKIEKLDKKKAKLHEECMKNEEEQKNVTQTIEALHKITDKLAKQKEKLTSQHQEADEKFEEQEKKMKLLDEEVMKKEGNQTANRAQGYFTLKNIMIEVKGNLEDRKKDDDKILDVNTESIKKTAYDEVEKLTEKKQKLEISMKQMKQQLEEMENQKKALQSKLQSDK from the exons ATGGTTCACATGATGGAGGGATCATCTCTTAAATCTCCGCTCAGAAGCTTCAATGTGTTGGTTTTCCTTCTTCTCACACACTTTGATGAAG GTCAGTCTCAGGCCATGGCTCCATCTCAACTCGTTGTATCGATGGTTGGTGGAGACGCTGTGTTGCCGTGCCATCTGGAAGCTGGTTTAGATGCTGCTCAGGTGACGGTGGAGTGGGGGAGGCCGGATCTGGAGCCCAGATTTGTGTATATTTGGCACAACGGGAAGGAAATTACAACTAACCAAAACACAGCCTACAAGGGAAGAGTGTCGATGTCCATCGACGAACTGAAACAAGGCAACGGTTCCCTGAAGCTCACCCAGCTGAAAATGTCTGATAATGGAAGATACAGATGCTACATTCCCAAACAGAATAAAGAGTATTTTGTGGAGCTCCTTGTTG GTTCTGTCTCATCACCTGGACCATGCAGGACCTCAACCATCACTTTAGCAGGATTTGATAGAACCCACGGCTCAGTGGAGTTACAGTGTGAGTCTGCAGGCTGGTATCCACAGCCTGAGGTGTTGTGGCTGGACGGTGATGgaaacctcctctctgctggaccTACAGAGACAGTCAGAGGTCCTGATGACCTCTATACTGTCAGCAGAAAAGTGACTGTGGagaagaaacacagcaacaagttcacctgcagagtccagcagaaaaacatcaaccagagcagagagacaTGGATCCATGTTCCAG ATGATTTCTTCAAGGTCTCCTCTAGCTGTGCTGCTTCTGTCGCCTTTAGTGTGATTTTTGGCCTCATGTTGGTTCTTACAGTTGCATTTTTTATCTGGAAatggaagcaaaacaaaatcc aaatGAAACATCCAAACGAAGAGGGACAACAGCTGATGACAGAAatcaataaaatagaaaaactggACAAGAAAAAGGCAAAACTACATGAGGAGTGCATGAAGAATgaggaagaacagaaaaatgtcacacaGACGATTGAAGCTCTGcacaaaattacagacaaactggcaaagcagaaagaaaaactcACATCCCAACATCAGGAGGCAGATGAGAAATTTGAGGAacaagagaagaaaatgaagttACTGGAtgaagaagtgatgaagaaGGAGGGAAATCAGACAGCAAACAGAGCACAGGGATACTTTACACTAAAGAACATCATGATTGAAGTCAAAGGGAACCTggaggacagaaagaaagatgaTGATAAAATTCTGGACGTGAACACAGAGAGTATAAAGAAGACTGCATATGATGAGGttgaaaaactgacagaaaagaagcagaaactagAGATCAGCATGAAgcaaatgaaacaacaactaGAGGAGATGGAGAATCAAAAGAAAGCACttcagagcaaactacagtcagaCAAATGA